A single genomic interval of Juglans regia cultivar Chandler chromosome 1, Walnut 2.0, whole genome shotgun sequence harbors:
- the LOC108992765 gene encoding xyloglucan glycosyltransferase 4-like, with protein MVPNSVVVTIEKPSNFSLLEVNGSDSSLFRDKQKAASPKQFSWVLLLKAHRFLTGLSWLAMAFRAMFASIKKRIALSDVSEEEPKSRGRLYRFIKVFLLISILALVLEVVAHFKKWNLQMIQPWEVQGLVQWSYVAWLSFRVEYIAPFVILLSKFCIVLFLIQSLDRLVLCFGCFWIKYKKLKPKIEGETYDTENSSSFPKVLVQIPMCNEREVYAQSIAAACELDWPMNRLLIQVLDDSDDGNLQLLIKNEVSSWHEKGINIVYRHRLIRTGYKAGNLKSAMACDYVKDYEFVAILDADFQPNPDFLKLTIPHFKGNPELGLVQARWSFVNKDENLLTRLQNINLCFHFEVEQQVNGVFLNFFGFNGTAGVWRIEALEESGGWLERTTVEDMDIAVRAHLNGWKFMFLNDVKVLCELPESYEAYKKQQHRWHSGPMQLFRMCFPAIITSKISMWKKANLIFLFFLLRKLILPFYSFTLFCIILPLTMFIPEAEVPIWVICYVPIFMSLLNILPAPKSFPFLVPYLLFENTMSVTKFNAMVSGLFQLGSSYEWVVTKKTGRSSESDLLAFAERESKSSGEEKILRRHSESGLELLSKLKEQNVPSVKKRNKLYRKELALAFLLLTASVRSLLSAHGVHFYFLLFQGLSFLVVGLDLIGEQLS; from the exons ATGGTACCCAACTCTGTTGTGGTCACGATTGAGAAGCCTAGCAACTTCTCTTTACTGGAGGTCAATGGTTCCGATTCATCATTGTTCCGGGATAAACAGAAGGCTGCAAGTCCCAAGCAGTTTTCATGGGTTCTTCTTCTCAAAGCTCACAGATTTCTGACTGGTCTTTCATGGCTAGCCATGGCTTTCAGGGCCATGTTTGCTTCAATTAAGAAACGCATTGCCTTGTCTGATGTAAGTGAGGAAGAACCCAAAAGCAGAGGAAGGTTGTACAGATTTATCAAAGTTTTTCTACTCATTTCAATTCTAGCTTTGGTGTTAGAAGTCGTTGCTCATTTCAAGAAATGGAATCTGCAAATGATACAGCCTTGGGAGGTTCAGGGTCTTGTGCAGTGGTCCTATGTGGCTTGGCTGTCTTTTAGAGTAGAATACATTGCTCCTTTTGTGATATTGCTTTCTAAATTCTGCATTGTGCTATTCTTGATTCAATCTCTCGATCGGCTAGTTCTATGTTTCGGGTGCTTCTGGATCAAGTACAAGAAGTTGAAACCCAAAATAGAAGGAGAAACTTATGATACTGAGAATTCATCTAGTTTCCCGAAGGTTCTGGTTCAGATTCCCATGTGCAATGAGAGAGAG GTGTATGCGCAATCAATTGCTGCTGCCTGTGAGCTCGATTGGCCGATGAACCGACTTTTAATTCAAGTCCTAGACGATTCAGATGACGGAAATCTACAGCTTCTGATAAAAAACGAAGTTTCCTCTTGGCACGAGAAAGGGATCAACATCGTATACAGACATAGACTCATCAGAACAGGCTACAAAGCTGGCAATCTAAAATCAGCCATGGCCTGTGACTATGTCAAAGATTATGAATTTGTTGCAATTCTCGATGCAGATTTCCAGCCCAATCCCGATTTCCTTAAACTGACAATTCCTCACTTCAAG GGAAATCCTGAGCTGGGTCTTGTCCAGGCTCGCTGGTCATTTGTGAACAAGGATGAGAATCTGCTTACAAGGCTCCAAAACATCAACCTCTGCTTCCATTTTGAGGTGGAACAGCAGGTGAATGgtgtttttctcaatttctttggATTTAACGGAACGGCAGGTGTTTGGAGAATCGAGGCTCTGGAGGAATCAGGAGGCTGGCTGGAGAGAACCACTGTCGAGGATATGGACATTGCGGTTCGAGCGCACTTGAATGGATGGAAATTCATGTTCCTCAATGATGTCAAAGTGCTGTGTGAATTGCCGGAGTCTTATGAAGCTTACAAGAAACAACAGCATCGCTGGCACTCGGGTCCCATGCAGCTCTTCCGCATGTGCTTTCCTGCTATCATAACTTccaag aTATCGATGTGGAAGAAAGCCAACttgatatttcttttctttctgctAAGGAAACTTATACTTCCCTTTTACTCATTCACATTGTTCTGTATCATACTTCCATTGACCATGTTCATACCTGAGGCAGAAGTGCCTATTTGGGTAATCTGTTATGTCCCAATTTTCATGTCTCTTTTGAACATTCTCCCAGCACCCAAATCTTTCCCTTTCTTGGTTCCATACCTACTGTTTGAGAACACAATGTCAGTTACAAAATTCAATGCCATGGTCTCTGGGCTGTTTCAGCTAGGAAGCTCTTATGAGTGGGTAGTGACCAAGAAGACAGGAAGATCATCTGAATCAGATTTGTTGGCATTTGCCGAGAGGGAATCCAAGTCTTCAGGTGAAGAGAAGATCCTTAGGAGGCATTCTGAATCTGGTTTAGAATTGTTGAGCAAACTTAAGGAGCAAAACGTCCCTTCTGTGAAGAAGAGAAATAAGCTCTATAGGAAGGAACTTGCGCTTGCTTTTCTTCTACTCACTGCATCTGTCAGGAGCCTCTTATCGGCACATGGAGTTCATTTCTATTTCTTGCTGTTCCAAGGGTTGTCTTTCCTGGTTGTGGGCTTGGATTTAATTGGAGAGCAGCTGAGCTGA